TGCTATTTGGCGCGCTGATTTCTATCGGGGTGGGTATGTCAGGCCTCGTGGCGAGAGCGTTTCACTGGATTTAACACGTCTTGCAGGCTTTTCAACAAGAGGATCTCTGGCGAATTCGGGGGTTAATGTCATCACCGGCCTCAATCTCTGTTGACTGTGCTCAAACCGATTCCGCAATCATTTACTCATATATTCGAGAAGCACAACCTATTATTCGAGAAACATAACCTATATGTCCTTCGCTCCCCCTGCGCTCAGCTGTTCAGATAAAAGTGTTGGTATTGATAATTAATAGCGGGTGACGATTCGCATTAAATTTAACACCCTAACATTCTGGAAAATAATCAAATTCTCTTGCCGGTTCGCATACGGACTAAAACAAGGTTGGCTGATCCGGTTCATCCGACGCAGCCCCCACTGAGGTACGCTGCTGGCGCGACAAACGCTGACGACAAAGACGCAGAATTTCCCTTTTCTGCGCATCACTGAAAGTCATCCAGCTAAAACGCTCTTCACGGCTACGCCAACAGCCGCGACAATAGCCGCGATCGTTTACCTGACATACTCCCTTACAGGGGCTGGGTACCGGGAAAAACTCAAGCTGTTCAGCCACAATGACTCCTGATTGCTGCACCAGCTTTAATTGAAGTCGGCCCTGGGACTGTCCACAAGTTTTAGCTGATGATTATGACTAAAATATTCACGCAGTGCGCGTAGGGCCTGGCGGCTCTTCTCGGGCAACACCCGTTCGAGCGTCAGCGCAGTGAGTTTGAGCGGGTCCGCGCGCCACTCGGGCAATAACAGCATCAGCTGCCCGGAACTCAGCTCCTCCTGCACCTCATGTAGCGGCTGCAATGAGACCCCCATCCCGGCAACGGTAAATGCTCGTATTACATGCATACTATCACTGACGATCTGCCCCTCTGCCATACGCAGCACTATCGAGCCTTCGCGCGGGTGATGGAGGGTAACGTGCTGGTGAGAGCGGTGCCCGTGTACCCAGCGATGAGAAATAAGCGCCGTGGCGGTTTCCGGCACGCCGTATCGTGAGAGGTAACCGGGGGCGGCGCAGACAACCATCGGCCACTCTGCCAGAGGATGTGCAATGATGTTAGCGTCGCTCAACTGCCGGCTGAAGCGCAAGGCGATATCAATACGGTGTTCAATCATATCCAGCACATTATCAGTGGCTAAGATGCGTAATTTAAGCCCGGGGTGTTGTTGTAACATCGGTGACATGGCGCTGCACAATGGCTGGCCACCAATGCCCGGAGTTGAACTGATGCGCAGTTCACCGGTTAGCGTATCGCGCATTTCAGCCAGCTGCTTCTCGGCCTCCTGGGCCTGGTCCAGCATCGCCTTGCAACCTGGAAAAAATGCCGCCCCCGCTTCGGAAAGCGCCAATTTACGTGTGGAACGATGCAGCAGCGGCACACCTACCGACTGTTCAAGTGCTCTCAGGTGCTGGCTCACCGCCGAAGGAGACATTCCCAGCCGGCGGGCAGCCCCGGCTAACGACCCTTCATTGACCACAATAGCGAATATCGCCATACGGTTGAGTTTTTCCATTATTCGTAAGCCCTGCTTCATTATCAAAGAAAAATATGCCTCTTATCGTTACCGCTGTTAAGCAGTAAGCTTCAATACACATCTTACAGAGGAACAAATAAATGAAAATTACCGTTATTGGCGCGACTGGCTTTGTCGGACCAGATATTGTTAAAGAAGCGCTGGCACGCGGGCATCAGGTCACTGCCGTGTCACGTTCGGCCAAAAATTTATCCGCTGACGATAATTTAAGCCTGGCGCACGGCGATATCCACGATAACAGCTGGCTAAGCAGCGTGCTGAAAGGCCAGGATGCGGTGATCAGCGCCTACAATCCGGGCTGGTCAGAGCCAAACCTGTTTGAACAATTCACCCGCGGCAGTGAGCAAATCCTCAAGGCGGTTGAAAATAGCGGAGTCAAACGCCTGCTGGTCGTAGGCGGAGCAGGAAGCCTGGAAGTTGCGCCCGGCGTCGATCTGGTGGATACCGAAGCCTTCCCGGCGGATATCAAGCCCGGTGCGCTGGCCGCTCGTGCGCTAAGAAATCATCTTCAAGCCAAAGGACAGGCGCTTGACTGGACCTATCTTTCTCCCGCAGCCTTTCTTGAAGCTGGCCCGCGCACCGCGCAATTCAGGATGGGAAAAACAAGCCTGCTGATGAATGGCGATAAGCCAGCAACAATTAGCGTTGCCGATCTTGCCGTAGCCATTCTCGATGAAATTGAAGATCCGCACCATATTCGCCAGCAGTTTACCGTTGGTTACTAATTTTTCGGCCCGCAGAGGGCGGGCCGTACTTCAAGTTTGAAATAGCTAAGGTTTATCTAAGGTTTAATGGTTACTCTTTGCGGATATTTCCCTGTAACTGGACGACCATGAAAACCTTGCTTAACAGGTTACGTTGTAACGAAATCATCTTCAATTTTTGTGCTGCGGTATTTTTCACATTTTTTCTGAACGGTTCTTTTTTGCTCCACGCCTGGCAAACGATCCCCGTTTATGGTTTACGTGAGTATCTCTTTACAGCAACAATTCCGCTGGTACTGATTTGTGCATTTCTTGTTATCTTCAACGTCCTTGCACTGCCGTGGTTAAGAAAGCCCCTACTCTCGATTCTGATAATTGCCAGCGCTGCCGCCAATTATTTTATGATCAGCTTCGGCACGGTTATCGATACCAACATGATCCAGAACGTATTCGAGACCGATATACAGGAAGCCTCGGCGCTTTTCAGCCTGCGTTACCTTATCTGGTTACTTCTTTTGGGTGCGCTACCGGCGATCGTTCTTTGCCTGTGCCGTATCGAAAATAGCCGCCCCTGGTGGATGTCGATAGCATGGCGCGCTCTGACTTCATTGGCGGCTCTATTGTTGATCGTGCTTATTGCGGCTCTTTTCTACAAAGATTACGCATCAATGATCCGCAATAACAAAGGTCTGGTGAAAATGGTCACCCCCGCTAACGTGGTGAGCAGCATCGGGCATTATGCTACTGACCGATGGTTTTCCGGCGATCGGTCACTGATCGCCATTGGCCAGGACGCAAAAAAAGGAAAGCTGATTGCAGGGAACAAAAAGAAAACGCTGGTCCTTTTCGTGCTGGGCGAAACGGCACGGGCTGAGAATTTCTCCCTGGGCGGCTACGCGAGAGAGACTAACCCCAAATTGCAGCGCGATAATGTCATTTATTATCAAAATGCCCACTCCTGCGGAACGGAAACCGCCATTTCCGTTCCCTGTATGTTTTCCAATATGCCACGTAAAGACTATGACGCCAGCCTGGCACGCCATCAGGAAGGTTTACTTGACGTGATGGCTCATGCCGGTATCAATGTCTTGTGGCGTGAAAATGACGGTGGCTGTAAAGGTGCCTGTGACCGGGTGCCGCATAGCGATATGACAAAATGGCAGGTCAGTGAATTGTGCAGAAGCGATTATTGCCTGGATGATGTACTGCTGCATCGGTTGAACAACTATATCGACAGTATTAAAGATGATTCGGTGATCGTACTGCATCAAATGGGGAGCCATGGCCCGGCTTATTATCTGCGCTACCCGCAGGAGTCACGTCAGTTTACGCCGACCTGTGACAGCAACCAGATCCAGGACTGCGATCGTCAGGCGCTGATCAATACTTATGACAACTCGATTTTGTATACCGATACCATGCTGGACAACACCATTACCCTACTGAAATCCTATGACGACAGGTTTAATCTGGCGATGATCTATCTCTCCGATCACGGTGAATCACTGGGAGAACATGGGATGTATCTTCACGGCGCACCTTACCTGTTTGCACCGACCCAGCAGACACATATTCCTTTATTGCTCTGGCTGTCATCAGATTACACCACAACGTTTGGCATCGACCGCCAGTGTCTCCAGCAGCAGGCTAAAGTTGAAGAGGTCTCTCAGGATAATGTGTTCCATACCCTGCTGGGGATGATGGATATCCAGACCCGGGAATATCAGCCAGCACTCGATATGATCCGAACGTGCCGTAAGGCCAGCTGAATGTTGAAAGACAGCGTGAGTGCAGTTAGGGTGTAGCCATGAACAAAACGACCCTGTTTGATACTCGTGAACATTTGCTGAACACCGCCGAACAGTTTTGTCTGCAACGCGGCTTCAATGGCATGGGGCTGATCGAGCTGCTTAAGCAGGCAGACGTACCTAAAGGGTCTTTTTACCATTACTTCCCTTCAAAGGAAGCGTTTGGTGTGGCAATGCTGGAGCGCTACTTTGCCCGTCACCATCAGCGGCTGGGTGACTTTCTCAATCAGCATCAGGGCAGCTGTCGCCAGCGCGTGCTTGAGTATTATCATCAGTCGCTTGAGTGGCAGCAGAAAAACAGCTTTGGGGGATGTCTCTCCGTAAAGCTGTCCGCCGAAGTTTGCGACCTTTCTGAGGCGATGCGTAGTGCGCTGAAGGCAGGTTCTACCGCGTTGATCGACACGCTGGCTGCCGCGCTGGCAAAGGCGCAGCAGCAGGGAACACTTTCTTGTGAGCTTAACAGCGCTTCATGCGCACAAACAATATATACATTTTGGCTGGGAGCCAGTCTGCACAGCAAAATATGTCGCGACGAGGCCCCGCTGATTAATGCCTTGTATGAGATGAACCTTATCCTGCGCGTTTAATAAAAAAGACTACTTACTAGTCGACCGGTCTATAAGGAGCCAGAGATGAAGCTGAACACACTCTTTACCCCATTAACTCTGGGCGCCATAACCGTGCCAAATCGTATTTTCATGGCGCCGCTAACACGCCTGCGCAGCATTGAGCCTGGCGATATTCCGACGCCGCTAATGGGGGAATATTATCGCCAGCGCGCCAGTGCCGGGTTAATCATTACCGAGGCCACCCAGATTAGCGCTCAGGCTAAGGGCTACGCAGGCGCGCCCGGCCTGCACTCTTCTCAACAGATCAGCGCATGGAAGAAAATCAACGGAGGCATCCATCAGGAAGGCGGGCATAGTTCGGTCCAGCTGTGGCACACCGGACGTATTTCTCACTTCAGCCTTCAACCCGGCGGCGACGCGCCGGTATCGGCATCGGCCATTAATGCCGATACCCGAACCACACTGCGTGATGCCGGGGGCCATGCGGTGCGTGAAGCGACCTCAACGCCACGCGCGCTCAGTACCGATGAAGTGGCCGGTATCGTCAATGACTTCCGCCAGGCGGTGATCAACGCCCGTGAGGCCGACTTTGACCTGGTAGAGCTCCATGCGGCACATGGGTACCTTATCCATCAGTTCCTGTCACCGGCCTCTAATCAGCGTGATGATAAGTATGGCGGTACTGTTGAGAATCGAACCCGTTTCGCCCTGGAAGTGGTGGATGCGGCAATAGCCGGTTGGCATGCCGACCGCATCGGCATTCGTCTCTCTCCGCTTGGCCCATTTAATGGCCTGGACAATGGCGAGGACCAGGAAGCCGCCGCCCTGTATTTCATTGGCGAACTGGCAAAGCGTCATCTGGCCTATCTGCATATCTCCGAGCCTGACTGGGCAGGCGGTAAACCGTTTACCCAAGAATTTCGGCAGGCAATTCGTGCTAAGTACCCTGGCGTGATCGTGGCTGCCGGAAGTTACGATGCCGAAAAGGCTGAAACGCTTATCGCTGCGGGCCTGATTGATGCCGCCGCTTTCGGGCGTAGTTATATTGCCAATCCCGATTTGGTCGATCGCCTGAAAAGTCATGCCGGTCTCAATGAGCCACAGCCTGAAACCTTCTACGGCGGTAACGCCAAAGGGTACACTGATTATCCAAAGCTCGGTGATAGGTCCTAAGATTCGCGCCCGTTGGTATTGTCACTATAATGAGTGGTACGTCATCTGAATGATGACGCTGATAAAAGAGGATGTTATGCGTTTACTTCACACCATGCTGCGCGTTGGCGATCTGCAACGCTCCGTTGATTTTTACACCAAGGTTCTGGGTATGCGCCTGCTGCGCACCAGTGAAAATGCCGAGTACAAATACACTCTCGCATTCGTCGGCTACAGTGAAGAGAGCGAAGGCGCGGTTATCGAACTCACCTACAACTGGGGCGTGGATAACTATGACCTCGGTGACGCCTATGGCCATATTGCCCTGGGCGTGGACGACGTCGCCGCGACCTGCGAGCGTATTCGCAATGATGGCGGCAACGTCACCCGCGAAGCCGGCCCGGTGAAAGGCGGCACCACGATCATTGCCTTCGTAGAAGATCCTGACGGCTACAAGATCGAACTTATTGAAAACAAGCATGCTGGTCACGGTATCGGCAACTAAGCTTTTTGGGGCGCTTTCCTGGCGCTCCTTTCCCCCTCCCTGCTGCATCAATCAGCGAAATTTGCCATAATGCGCGCTGCCTTTTTTTGCCAATGAGATGTCGATGTCTGAATCTAATGAATTTAATACCTTAAGCAGCCGTTTTCGCGGTTTTTATCCAGTGGTGATAGACGTCGAGACGGCGGGCTTCGATGCTAAAACCAATGCCTTACTGGAGATCGCGGCGGTAACGCTGAAAATGGATAACGATGGCTGGCTGGTAAAAGACGAAACGCTTCATTTCCACGTTGAGCCCTTCCCCGGTTCGATTCTCCTTCCCGAAGCTCTGGCCTTCAACGGAATTGACCCCGCTAATCCTCTACGCGGCGCGGTCAGTGAATATGAGTCTCTGCACGCCATTTTTAAACTGGTGCGTAAAGGGATTAAGGACAGCGGCTGCAACCGGGCTGTAATGGTGGCACACAACGCCACTTTCGATCTCAACTTTATGAACGCTGCCGCGGAACGCGCCAGTTTGAAACGCAACCCATTCCATCCTTTCGTCACCTTCGACACGGCGGCGCTTAGCGGACTGGTACTGGGTCAAACCGTGCTGGCAAAAGCCTGTCATGCGGCCGGCATGACTTTTGACAGTTCGCAGGCACATTCAGCGCTTTACGATACCCTGCAAACGGCCGATCTCTTCTGTGAACTGGTTAACCGCTGGAAACGACTGGGTGGATGGCCCCTGCCTTTAGCCGCAAAGAGCGACGCAGATTAGCCCAGGCACACCCATCCCACGCCGGTTAAAGAGGTTGTACTTTACTCCCGGCAAACGCTGGCAGGAATGGAGGACGTTTTAATTCGGCTGGACATCCGGTCAGCGTAATTTTGGAGTGGATGGGCATGAAGCTGCTTAGGGACTCATCGCAGCAGCTTCATTATCAGGCTCCGGAGGTGCGGGAATTTGGCGTCGTCATGCCAGTCAGCTTATTCACTGACTGGCTCTAAAGCTCACAATATTGAACAGATAACGCCTGATATCACTCTTATTCTGCGGTGTCGGCAGGATATTTCTCGGCAGTCTCTTTGATCAACTGCTGCAGTTCACCACGCTGATACATTTCAATAATGATATCGCAGCCACCTACCAGCTCACCATCTACCCACAGCTGTGGAAACGTTGGCCAGTTAGCATATTTTGGCATTTCTGCACGAATGTCAGGGTTTTGCAGAATATCCACATAAGCAAAACGTTCGCCACAGGCAGAGAGCGCCTGTACCGCCTGAGCGGAAAAGCCGCAGCTTGGCAGCTTTGGGGAACCTTTCATGTATAACAGAATTGGATTTTCTGCGATCTGGCGCTGAATTTTTTCAACAGTACTCATAAATGCCTTCCTCAATACGATACTTTGTGTATAGGCTGTAGCCAGCTATGATTGTAGCTATTCTGGCCTGACGATGATAATGACATTTTCATCTGTCACTGACCACACGCAGTCAGGCGATCGGGTCATGATAACAAAATAACATTATCTTATGGTGCGTACCGCATCAGTTAACGACTTAACGTCAGAACATGCTGGGTTAAGCAACTGATTGTGCTCAATATTGAATCATATACTCGTTCTGTATTATTGTAACAAAAAAGGCCTTACTCTTTGCTCTCCAGTTAGTTTAGAATCGTTACAACTTTCTGCCTGCGCGCAGAAACCACTACTTACGATCGCGTTGCTGACCGTTGCGACGCATAAACTGTTAATGGAAATGATGCGTTTATTCCTTACGCTTTTCTTGTTGGCCTTTGCTCAGCTATTTTTCAATATGGCGCACGCATCGCCCCACACACTCATCAATGCAAATCAGCATAAAGCCGATCGCAATAGCGCGCGAGAAGATGAACGACGCAAGCGACGCCCGGTTAAAGCCTCCCCGACAAAAAAAGCCAAAGAGCAGCCGGTTAAAAAAGCAAAACAGCCCACAAAAGCAGCACATCTCACTCCGGCGCAGGATCACAAACTCACGAAGAAAGCGGCGACTAAGCAGCCAGCGCTGAAAGGCAAGAAAGTTAACGCACGGATAAGTCGTACGGCTAGCAAAAAAAAAGCACCGAAAAAGCATTACGGCAGACAGCGCGCGGAAAGCAGTTTAGCTAAGGTTGGCAAAGTCGATCCCTCAGCCCCGTTGAAACTCAGTAATGCACACCGCATTCGTTATCAAAAAGCCCGTGAAACCGCAGTCAGTAAACTAATGGGGCAGCTCGGTAAGCCCTATCTGTGGGGCGGCAGCTCCCCTAAGACTGGGTTCGACTGCAGCGGGCTTGTCTGGTATGCCTACAAAGATTTAGTTAAATTTAAAATCCCACGCACCGCGAATGAAATGTATCACCTGCGCGATGCGGCTCCGATCAAACGTGACCGTCTTGAGAAAGGTGATTTAGTGTTTTTCCGCATCAACGGAAGAGGCTCAGCCGACCACGTGGGGGTTTATCTTGGTGAAAATAAATTTATCCAGTCGCCAAGGACAGGAAAAGACATTCAGGTCAGTGCGCTTAGCGACGATTACTGGCAGGAACATTATGTGGGTGCTCGTCGCGTTATGACACCGAAAACGATTCGTTAGCGGCTTTTTTCCACAGCGGGCCACAAGCAGACCCTCTGGCCCGTGACACGCCCCCCTTTCATGCTGCAGCTCCCCAAAGCCGTCGATCCGAACGCGGCTGACGATTTTCATCCTCGCGAGCGAATTGTGACGTTCCGATCCAGCAAAAATTCCTGTCCTTACGGGCAAAATTCTCGTTTTCTTTGCGCAGCCTTGATAGAATTCCCCTCTTAATTTGCGCAACAGCCGCTAAACCCGATGCGATCGGTTCCGTGCACCCTGTTGCGGGCAGATTTCTTCTCTTCCCGCCCCCTTTAGACAACCCCAATAATTCTGGCCCAACGGGAAGAGCCTGGGCTAAGGCAAACGTTTAACAAACCGGTTATCAGGGGGTTACTGATAACACCAGGAGTACGATTTACATGGCAACAATTAAGGATGTGGCAAAGCGCGCCGGTGTTTCCACCACCACCGTGTCTCACGTCATCAATAAAACACGCTTTGTCGCCGATGAGACCCGTGAAGCGGTGTGGGTTGCAATCAAAGAATTGCATTACTCCCCCAGCGCCGTAGCACGCAGCCTCAAGGTAAACCACACCAAAACGATTGGTCTGCTGGCAACATCAAGTGAAGCCCCCTATTTTGCTGAAATCATTGAGGCGGTAGAAAACAGCTGCTTTGCCAAAGGCTATACCCTGATCCTGGGTAACGCCCATAACAATATAGAAAAGCAGCAGGCTTACCTGTCAATGATGGCGCAAAAACGTGTTGATGGCCTGCTGGTCATGTGCTCTGAATACCCGGACGCGCTGATTTCAATGCTTGAAGATCACCGCAATATTCCTATGGTTGTTATGGACTGGGGCAAGTCGCGCGGTGATTTTACCGATACGGTATTGGATAATGCGTTTGAGGGCGGGTATCTTGCCGGGCGCTATTTGATTGAACGCGGACACCGGGATATTGCCGCCATCCCAGGCCAGCTGGAGCGCAACACCGGTGGCGGACGCCATGCGGGATTTTTGAAAGCTCTGACTGAAGCGGGCATCGTTCTGCGGGAAGAATGGCTGGTACAGGGAGATTTCGAACCTGAATCCGGCTACCGCGCGATGCAACAAATCCTGGCGCAGAAACAACGCCCGACCGCGGTTTTCTGCGGCGGAGATATTATGGCAATGGGCGCAATCTGCGC
This DNA window, taken from Erwinia tasmaniensis Et1/99, encodes the following:
- a CDS encoding DUF1289 domain-containing protein, whose product is MVAEQLEFFPVPSPCKGVCQVNDRGYCRGCWRSREERFSWMTFSDAQKREILRLCRQRLSRQQRTSVGAASDEPDQPTLF
- a CDS encoding LysR substrate-binding domain-containing protein, whose translation is MEKLNRMAIFAIVVNEGSLAGAARRLGMSPSAVSQHLRALEQSVGVPLLHRSTRKLALSEAGAAFFPGCKAMLDQAQEAEKQLAEMRDTLTGELRISSTPGIGGQPLCSAMSPMLQQHPGLKLRILATDNVLDMIEHRIDIALRFSRQLSDANIIAHPLAEWPMVVCAAPGYLSRYGVPETATALISHRWVHGHRSHQHVTLHHPREGSIVLRMAEGQIVSDSMHVIRAFTVAGMGVSLQPLHEVQEELSSGQLMLLLPEWRADPLKLTALTLERVLPEKSRQALRALREYFSHNHQLKLVDSPRADFN
- a CDS encoding NAD(P)-dependent oxidoreductase codes for the protein MKITVIGATGFVGPDIVKEALARGHQVTAVSRSAKNLSADDNLSLAHGDIHDNSWLSSVLKGQDAVISAYNPGWSEPNLFEQFTRGSEQILKAVENSGVKRLLVVGGAGSLEVAPGVDLVDTEAFPADIKPGALAARALRNHLQAKGQALDWTYLSPAAFLEAGPRTAQFRMGKTSLLMNGDKPATISVADLAVAILDEIEDPHHIRQQFTVGY
- the eptA gene encoding phosphoethanolamine transferase EptA yields the protein MKTLLNRLRCNEIIFNFCAAVFFTFFLNGSFLLHAWQTIPVYGLREYLFTATIPLVLICAFLVIFNVLALPWLRKPLLSILIIASAAANYFMISFGTVIDTNMIQNVFETDIQEASALFSLRYLIWLLLLGALPAIVLCLCRIENSRPWWMSIAWRALTSLAALLLIVLIAALFYKDYASMIRNNKGLVKMVTPANVVSSIGHYATDRWFSGDRSLIAIGQDAKKGKLIAGNKKKTLVLFVLGETARAENFSLGGYARETNPKLQRDNVIYYQNAHSCGTETAISVPCMFSNMPRKDYDASLARHQEGLLDVMAHAGINVLWRENDGGCKGACDRVPHSDMTKWQVSELCRSDYCLDDVLLHRLNNYIDSIKDDSVIVLHQMGSHGPAYYLRYPQESRQFTPTCDSNQIQDCDRQALINTYDNSILYTDTMLDNTITLLKSYDDRFNLAMIYLSDHGESLGEHGMYLHGAPYLFAPTQQTHIPLLLWLSSDYTTTFGIDRQCLQQQAKVEEVSQDNVFHTLLGMMDIQTREYQPALDMIRTCRKAS
- a CDS encoding TetR/AcrR family transcriptional regulator codes for the protein MNKTTLFDTREHLLNTAEQFCLQRGFNGMGLIELLKQADVPKGSFYHYFPSKEAFGVAMLERYFARHHQRLGDFLNQHQGSCRQRVLEYYHQSLEWQQKNSFGGCLSVKLSAEVCDLSEAMRSALKAGSTALIDTLAAALAKAQQQGTLSCELNSASCAQTIYTFWLGASLHSKICRDEAPLINALYEMNLILRV
- the nemA gene encoding alkene reductase, with product MKLNTLFTPLTLGAITVPNRIFMAPLTRLRSIEPGDIPTPLMGEYYRQRASAGLIITEATQISAQAKGYAGAPGLHSSQQISAWKKINGGIHQEGGHSSVQLWHTGRISHFSLQPGGDAPVSASAINADTRTTLRDAGGHAVREATSTPRALSTDEVAGIVNDFRQAVINAREADFDLVELHAAHGYLIHQFLSPASNQRDDKYGGTVENRTRFALEVVDAAIAGWHADRIGIRLSPLGPFNGLDNGEDQEAAALYFIGELAKRHLAYLHISEPDWAGGKPFTQEFRQAIRAKYPGVIVAAGSYDAEKAETLIAAGLIDAAAFGRSYIANPDLVDRLKSHAGLNEPQPETFYGGNAKGYTDYPKLGDRS
- the gloA gene encoding lactoylglutathione lyase codes for the protein MRLLHTMLRVGDLQRSVDFYTKVLGMRLLRTSENAEYKYTLAFVGYSEESEGAVIELTYNWGVDNYDLGDAYGHIALGVDDVAATCERIRNDGGNVTREAGPVKGGTTIIAFVEDPDGYKIELIENKHAGHGIGN
- the rnt gene encoding ribonuclease T codes for the protein MSMSESNEFNTLSSRFRGFYPVVIDVETAGFDAKTNALLEIAAVTLKMDNDGWLVKDETLHFHVEPFPGSILLPEALAFNGIDPANPLRGAVSEYESLHAIFKLVRKGIKDSGCNRAVMVAHNATFDLNFMNAAAERASLKRNPFHPFVTFDTAALSGLVLGQTVLAKACHAAGMTFDSSQAHSALYDTLQTADLFCELVNRWKRLGGWPLPLAAKSDAD
- a CDS encoding Grx4 family monothiol glutaredoxin, with protein sequence MSTVEKIQRQIAENPILLYMKGSPKLPSCGFSAQAVQALSACGERFAYVDILQNPDIRAEMPKYANWPTFPQLWVDGELVGGCDIIIEMYQRGELQQLIKETAEKYPADTAE
- a CDS encoding C40 family peptidase; translated protein: MRLFLTLFLLAFAQLFFNMAHASPHTLINANQHKADRNSAREDERRKRRPVKASPTKKAKEQPVKKAKQPTKAAHLTPAQDHKLTKKAATKQPALKGKKVNARISRTASKKKAPKKHYGRQRAESSLAKVGKVDPSAPLKLSNAHRIRYQKARETAVSKLMGQLGKPYLWGGSSPKTGFDCSGLVWYAYKDLVKFKIPRTANEMYHLRDAAPIKRDRLEKGDLVFFRINGRGSADHVGVYLGENKFIQSPRTGKDIQVSALSDDYWQEHYVGARRVMTPKTIR
- the purR gene encoding HTH-type transcriptional repressor PurR, with the protein product MATIKDVAKRAGVSTTTVSHVINKTRFVADETREAVWVAIKELHYSPSAVARSLKVNHTKTIGLLATSSEAPYFAEIIEAVENSCFAKGYTLILGNAHNNIEKQQAYLSMMAQKRVDGLLVMCSEYPDALISMLEDHRNIPMVVMDWGKSRGDFTDTVLDNAFEGGYLAGRYLIERGHRDIAAIPGQLERNTGGGRHAGFLKALTEAGIVLREEWLVQGDFEPESGYRAMQQILAQKQRPTAVFCGGDIMAMGAICAADEMGLRVPQDISVIGYDNVRNARYFTPALTTVHQPKERLGETAFNMLLDRITSKREESQTIEVYPTLIERRSVADGPYRDYRR